A single window of Fischerella sp. PCC 9605 DNA harbors:
- a CDS encoding NifU family protein, with protein MELTTENVETVLDEMRPYLMSDGGNVELVELDGPIVKLRLQGACGACPSSTMTLRMGIERRLKEMIPEIAEVEQVI; from the coding sequence ATGGAACTAACAACTGAAAATGTAGAAACTGTCTTAGATGAAATGCGTCCTTATCTCATGTCTGATGGCGGCAACGTGGAACTCGTAGAACTTGATGGCCCCATTGTCAAGCTGCGGTTGCAAGGAGCCTGCGGAGCTTGCCCAAGTTCCACAATGACCCTGAGAATGGGTATTGAACGTCGCCTCAAAGAAATGATTCCCGAAATTGCAGAAGTTGAGCAAGTAATTTAG
- a CDS encoding alpha-hydroxy acid oxidase: MEELTSLENHLTKPLNLFEYEKQAKKCLSQMAWDYYASGAWDEITLRDNHAAFGRIKLRPRVLVDVSDRHLTTKILGHPLQMPLLIAPMAFQCLAHPEGELATAKAASAAGAGMVLSTMSTQSLEEVARAYHSLTSTAPVWFQLYIHRDRGLTRALVERAYASGYQALCVTVDAPVLGRRERDTRNQFALPPGLQLANLATLSGLNIPHQQGESGLFTYFAQQLDPAVTWGDLEWLQSICPLPLAIKGILRGDDAARAVACGAKAIIVSNHGGRQLDGAIASVDALAEVVAAVDGRAEVIVDGGIRRGTNILKALALGAKAVLVGRPVLWGLAVGGEAGVAHVIEILRDELDLAMALSGCAKLEDIDSSLIVVSR; the protein is encoded by the coding sequence ATGGAAGAACTTACATCATTAGAAAATCATCTCACCAAACCGCTAAATTTATTTGAGTACGAAAAGCAAGCGAAGAAGTGCCTGTCTCAGATGGCTTGGGATTATTACGCTAGTGGTGCTTGGGATGAAATCACGTTGCGGGACAATCACGCTGCTTTCGGTAGAATCAAACTTCGTCCCCGCGTGTTAGTCGATGTGAGCGATCGCCACCTCACAACCAAGATTTTAGGTCATCCCCTCCAAATGCCCCTGTTAATTGCACCGATGGCATTTCAATGTCTTGCCCATCCAGAGGGAGAACTAGCGACGGCAAAAGCAGCATCTGCTGCTGGTGCGGGTATGGTATTGAGTACGATGTCTACTCAGAGTCTGGAAGAGGTGGCACGCGCCTATCATTCGTTAACCTCAACTGCACCTGTGTGGTTTCAATTATATATACATCGCGATCGCGGTCTTACCCGTGCTTTAGTAGAACGTGCTTATGCTTCAGGTTATCAAGCGTTGTGTGTAACTGTTGATGCACCTGTTCTCGGTCGGCGGGAACGCGATACGCGCAACCAGTTTGCTCTGCCACCGGGTTTACAACTCGCTAACCTCGCCACCCTCTCAGGGCTAAACATTCCTCACCAACAAGGAGAATCTGGGTTATTTACTTATTTTGCCCAGCAGCTCGATCCGGCAGTAACTTGGGGCGATTTAGAATGGTTGCAATCGATATGCCCCTTACCATTGGCAATTAAAGGAATTTTACGGGGTGATGATGCTGCACGTGCCGTTGCATGTGGTGCAAAAGCAATTATTGTTTCTAATCATGGTGGTCGTCAATTAGATGGGGCGATCGCTTCTGTTGATGCTTTAGCTGAAGTCGTAGCAGCAGTTGATGGACGTGCTGAAGTAATTGTAGACGGTGGTATTCGTAGAGGTACTAATATTCTCAAAGCTTTGGCACTGGGGGCTAAAGCCGTACTTGTAGGGCGTCCCGTGTTGTGGGGATTAGCTGTGGGTGGAGAAGCAGGTGTGGCTCATGTCATCGAAATTTTACGCGATGAACTTGATTTAGCAATGGCATTAAGCGGTTGTGCCAAATTGGAAGATATTGATTCTAGTTTGATAGTAGTTAGTAGATAG
- the pepE gene encoding dipeptidase PepE: MEKRLLLLSNSTNVGEEYLCYARQEIQNFLGESVKKILFIPFAGVTASFNAYTKKVGQVFKDIGYDIEAIHLAENHHELIKKAEAIVIGGGNTFYLAHWLHKIGVLETIKERVNNGTPYIGWSAGSNIACPTIKTTNDMPIIEPLSFSGLNLVPFQINPHYTDAVIPNHHGETREIRIREFLVVNPDVYVVGLKEGTMLKIEDSSMKLIGNQTMRLFKFREPIVEYDSNSNLDFLLSDC, translated from the coding sequence ATGGAAAAAAGATTATTGTTGCTCAGCAATTCAACCAATGTTGGTGAAGAATATCTGTGTTATGCCCGTCAGGAAATTCAGAATTTTTTAGGAGAATCTGTCAAGAAAATTTTGTTTATACCCTTTGCAGGTGTTACTGCAAGTTTTAATGCATATACCAAAAAAGTTGGCCAAGTATTTAAAGATATCGGTTATGACATTGAAGCCATCCATCTAGCCGAAAATCATCATGAATTGATAAAAAAAGCAGAAGCTATAGTAATTGGGGGTGGAAACACTTTTTATCTAGCTCATTGGCTACACAAAATCGGAGTTCTCGAAACAATCAAAGAAAGAGTAAATAACGGAACACCTTATATTGGCTGGAGTGCAGGCTCAAATATTGCTTGTCCTACAATCAAAACAACTAACGATATGCCAATCATTGAACCTTTAAGTTTTAGCGGATTAAATCTAGTTCCTTTTCAGATAAATCCTCACTATACGGATGCAGTTATTCCAAATCATCATGGAGAAACAAGGGAAATAAGAATCAGAGAATTTTTAGTTGTAAATCCAGATGTTTACGTAGTTGGTTTAAAAGAAGGAACCATGTTAAAGATTGAAGATTCATCAATGAAATTGATTGGCAATCAAACAATGCGACTATTCAAGTTTAGAGAACCAATTGTTGAATACGATTCCAATTCCAACCTTGACTTTCTCTTAAGTGATTGTTGA
- a CDS encoding helix-turn-helix domain-containing protein yields the protein MRIYPNKEQEVSLAQNFGCARFVWNFYLNKTNTQYEETGKGMTYCQMASYLTQLKKLPDYEWLQEPTAAVLQQSLKRKSRLELESYSTIGSLNLNSRIV from the coding sequence GTGAGAATTTATCCAAACAAAGAGCAGGAAGTGTCCTTAGCTCAAAACTTTGGATGCGCTCGTTTTGTTTGGAATTTTTACCTCAATAAAACTAATACTCAATATGAGGAAACGGGTAAGGGCATGACTTATTGCCAGATGGCTTCATACCTTACCCAGTTAAAGAAACTGCCTGATTATGAATGGTTGCAAGAACCAACTGCTGCTGTTCTTCAACAATCACTTAAGAGAAAGTCAAGGTTGGAATTGGAATCGTATTCAACAATTGGTTCTCTAAACTTGAATAGTCGCATTGTTTGA
- a CDS encoding glycoside hydrolase yields the protein MSHPLYVAFIWHQHQPLYKSRSGVSLSLSQQYRLPWVRLHGTKDYLDLVLLLERYPKLHQAVNLVPSLILQLEDYIAGTAFDPYLEVTLTPTEQLTQKQREFIIQHFFDANHHTLIDPHPRYRELYSQRQEQGQTWCLTNWQEQDYSDLLAWHNLAWIDPLFWDDPEIDTWLKQGRNFTLSDRQRIYSKQRDILGRIIPQHRKMQERGQIEVLTSPYTHPILPLLADTNSGRVAVPNMTLPKYRFQWPEDIPRHLHKAWNLYLDRFGQEPRGLWPSEQSVSPEILPYISKQGFKWICSDEAVLGWTLRHFFHRDGAGNVQEPELMYRPYRLETPAGDLAIVFRDHRLSDLIGFTYGSMPPKQAAADLVGHLQAIARMQREHHSEQPWLVTIALDGENCWEFYPQDGKPFLEALYATLEREPHLKLVTVSEFLEQFPPRVTIPANQLHSGSWVDGSFTTWIGDPAKNRAWDYLAEARAMLASHPEATEENNPAVWEALYAAEGSDWFWWFGEGHSSNQDAIFDQLFREHLCGIYKALNEPIPPYLRQPVESHAPRADHRPESFIHPAIDGKGDEQDWDKAGRIEIGGARGTMHSSSVIQRLWYGVDHLNFYLRVDFRSGVQPGRDLPAELNLLWFYPGMTMHNSPVPLAEVPDVEPVNYLFHHHLEINLLTLSIQFREAAEHYQWHPRASRAQVALDRCLEIAVPWADLQVQPDYALRLILVFADEGRFCNYLPENGLIPIEVP from the coding sequence ATGTCTCATCCCCTCTACGTCGCTTTCATCTGGCATCAACATCAGCCGCTGTACAAATCTCGCAGCGGCGTTTCGCTTTCTTTATCTCAGCAGTATCGCTTGCCTTGGGTACGTTTGCACGGTACTAAGGATTATCTGGATCTGGTACTTCTTCTAGAACGGTATCCTAAGTTACACCAAGCCGTGAATTTAGTACCATCGCTGATATTGCAGCTAGAAGATTACATCGCAGGTACTGCCTTTGACCCTTACCTAGAAGTTACTCTCACACCTACAGAACAACTGACTCAAAAACAGCGGGAATTTATTATCCAGCACTTTTTTGATGCTAATCACCACACTCTGATTGACCCCCATCCCCGCTATCGCGAGTTATATAGCCAAAGGCAGGAGCAAGGGCAAACTTGGTGTTTGACAAATTGGCAAGAACAGGATTACAGCGACTTATTAGCTTGGCATAATCTGGCTTGGATTGACCCTTTATTTTGGGATGACCCAGAAATCGATACGTGGTTAAAACAGGGTCGAAATTTTACTTTAAGCGATCGCCAGCGAATTTACTCTAAACAGCGAGACATCCTTGGTCGCATCATCCCGCAACACCGGAAAATGCAAGAACGAGGGCAGATTGAGGTATTAACTTCGCCCTACACTCACCCGATTTTGCCCTTGCTTGCCGATACTAATTCTGGTCGGGTAGCTGTGCCAAATATGACTTTGCCCAAATATCGATTTCAGTGGCCAGAAGATATTCCGCGGCATTTGCATAAAGCTTGGAATTTATATTTAGATAGATTTGGTCAAGAACCGCGTGGTTTATGGCCATCGGAACAGTCAGTAAGTCCAGAGATATTACCGTATATTAGCAAACAAGGATTTAAGTGGATTTGCTCAGACGAAGCCGTCTTGGGATGGACGCTACGCCACTTTTTTCACCGCGATGGGGCGGGTAATGTCCAAGAACCAGAGTTAATGTATCGACCGTACCGCTTGGAAACCCCAGCAGGTGATTTGGCGATTGTTTTCCGCGATCATAGATTATCGGATTTAATTGGTTTCACCTATGGTTCTATGCCGCCAAAACAGGCAGCAGCAGATTTAGTCGGACACCTGCAAGCGATCGCCAGAATGCAAAGAGAACACCACAGCGAACAACCTTGGTTAGTTACCATCGCTTTGGATGGCGAGAATTGCTGGGAATTTTACCCTCAAGATGGCAAACCGTTCTTAGAAGCTTTGTATGCAACCCTAGAGCGAGAACCACACCTAAAACTCGTCACAGTCTCAGAATTTCTCGAACAGTTTCCGCCAAGGGTGACAATTCCCGCCAATCAACTGCACAGCGGTTCCTGGGTTGATGGCAGCTTTACCACCTGGATTGGCGACCCCGCCAAAAATCGCGCTTGGGACTACTTAGCAGAAGCACGGGCGATGCTGGCAAGCCATCCAGAAGCCACAGAAGAAAACAACCCAGCAGTCTGGGAAGCTTTGTATGCAGCAGAGGGTTCTGATTGGTTCTGGTGGTTTGGTGAAGGACATTCCTCGAATCAGGATGCTATTTTTGACCAGTTATTTCGAGAACATCTGTGTGGCATTTACAAAGCTTTGAATGAACCCATACCCCCTTATTTGCGGCAACCTGTAGAATCCCACGCCCCACGAGCAGATCACCGTCCAGAAAGCTTTATTCATCCAGCCATTGATGGTAAGGGAGATGAGCAAGACTGGGATAAAGCCGGACGCATAGAAATCGGCGGCGCACGCGGAACAATGCACAGCAGCAGTGTTATCCAGCGCCTGTGGTATGGAGTCGATCACCTGAATTTTTATTTACGGGTAGATTTCAGATCCGGCGTTCAACCGGGACGGGATTTGCCAGCAGAATTGAATTTGTTGTGGTTCTATCCTGGTATGACAATGCACAACAGCCCTGTTCCTTTGGCGGAAGTGCCAGATGTCGAGCCAGTTAATTACCTATTCCACCATCATTTAGAAATTAATTTGCTGACGCTATCGATTCAGTTTCGAGAAGCGGCGGAGCATTATCAATGGCATCCGCGTGCTAGTCGGGCACAAGTAGCTTTAGACCGTTGTTTAGAGATTGCAGTACCGTGGGCAGATTTGCAAGTTCAACCAGATTATGCTCTACGTCTGATTTTAGTATTTGCGGATGAAGGGCGTTTTTGTAATTATCTGCCGGAGAATGGTTTGATTCCAATAGAAGTACCTTGA
- a CDS encoding DUF3386 domain-containing protein — protein sequence MTVPNTARELFQTAYESRYTWDKNFPGYSADVQVMQGAEVYTGHIRINHDMSLEVTGVTDPQVEEGIYTQLQDIVTHRQRTPFEESHGKHEFVFGESDNTDAVEILVKGDSMDSNYKIRDGQVCQVRRVMGRMNFVIDTYESLDTGEGYIPTRYDATFHNVQTNQVTSILKFEDTYEKIGNYYIMTKQVVQEVIDGEKTTTEFNYSNIKLIKSAAV from the coding sequence ATGACAGTTCCAAACACAGCCCGCGAGTTATTCCAAACCGCTTACGAAAGTCGTTACACTTGGGACAAAAACTTTCCTGGCTATAGTGCGGATGTGCAAGTAATGCAGGGTGCAGAGGTTTACACGGGACACATTCGCATTAACCACGATATGAGCCTAGAAGTTACGGGAGTTACCGATCCACAAGTCGAAGAAGGTATTTATACTCAGTTGCAGGATATAGTCACTCACCGCCAACGCACTCCTTTTGAGGAATCTCATGGCAAGCACGAGTTTGTTTTCGGTGAATCAGACAACACCGATGCGGTGGAAATCTTGGTCAAGGGCGACTCAATGGATTCTAATTATAAAATCCGGGATGGGCAAGTTTGCCAAGTGCGTCGAGTTATGGGTCGCATGAATTTTGTAATTGATACTTACGAAAGTTTGGATACAGGTGAAGGTTATATTCCCACTCGCTACGATGCCACCTTCCACAACGTGCAAACCAACCAAGTTACTAGCATTCTGAAATTTGAAGACACCTATGAAAAAATAGGCAACTATTACATCATGACTAAGCAGGTCGTGCAAGAGGTTATAGATGGAGAAAAAACTACTACTGAGTTCAATTACTCTAATATCAAGTTGATAAAATCAGCAGCTGTTTAG